Genomic segment of Mastomys coucha isolate ucsf_1 unplaced genomic scaffold, UCSF_Mcou_1 pScaffold5, whole genome shotgun sequence:
TAACCCACTTATGCACAGGTTGTATTCCTGTTTTGTTGTGAAGAAAACATACAACTGTAAGAGATTTTGAATTATGTCAAGGAAATCTAGGTCACATTACAAAGCCTGGGAATTTTCCTTCCCTCTAGAGTAGTGGTTGTCGGTGTGTGTGTTGTGACCCCTTTAGGGATTGAACCCTTTCTCAGGggtcacatcagatatcctgcatatcagatatttataattcataacagcaaaattgcagttatgaagtagtaaaagttttatggttgggggtcaccacagctaaaagaaaagggtcacagcattgggaagctCGAGAGGTCAAGACTAGAGGAAGGAGTACCTGTTAAGATGGGCAGAACCTGCAGTGCTTCATGAGCAGGCTTAGAATGGCCCCCTTCTCAGCAGGGTGGCAACATCCAGGGTCACTGGGCCCGAGGCTGGAAGAGCCTCTGGTATGGTATGGGGACCATCAGGTCAGGTCTGGAAGAACTATGGGAACTGCAGAGGCATCAGTGCCTACATCAGGAGCTCCTCGAGCCAACCCCACTGCAGCTAGAGAAGCAAATGTCTGAGTGGCCATTGCCTCAGTTCGTCAGCCTCTTTCTACCAGAGTTTCCCATGAGGCCTGTTACGGAGCAGCAGAAGCTGAAGGTAGGTCATCATAGTCCCTGGGAAGTGTGTGTTTTAGGAAGGAATCTAGAAACTAGTCTCAGTTgccctctttttttgttgttcagaTTTTAGGCCTTGTGGCTAAAGGTTCATTTGGAACTGTCCTGAAAGTGCTAGATTGTGCCCAGAAAGCTGTATTTGCAGTGAAGGTAGGAGTCAAGCCATGTAGCTTAGTCAGTAGTCCCTGTTTACAATCTTAGTTCCAGAGATTAGGGGGAACAAGTTAAAATAGCATTTTCATGAGTTACCATGACTCTCACTTCTAGGTGGTGCCCAAAGTAAAAGTTCTACAGCGGGATACCTTGAGGCAGTGTAAAGAGGAGGTTAGCATCCAGGTATGCAGAGTTCTGAAAGCATGGCTGAAGAACTGAATTGTTGGAGAAGTACCTTTTCCAACTTACCTGCTTTCTTGGGTCTACCTTCCCTGTATGTTTCCATCCTGGTGTAGTATAGCACCAAAGTCAATCCTGAGAAAAGTAGTTATTAGCTGTGGACACACTCCAAGTTCTTCGAGGGAACTCTACAACATATCTTAGTGTGCTCCTAAGCAATGTGCTGGCTCCAGGGTTTTCCAGGAGAGCATCCCAAATGATTTCTGAATCAGAAGATGAAGCAGCAGTTCATTTCTACACAAGGCAACGTGATTTCTTGGCCCCCTTTATCATCAAAAAGCTTGTTCTTTcctaacttttgttttctttgtccctAGCGACAGATCAGCCATCCTTTTGTACACAGTTTGGGGGACAGCTGGCAGGGGAAACGACACCTCTTTATTAGTGAGTGACTGGGCTTTGTCTTCATCTCCAAAGGTCCATGTACTGCCCTTCCCACCTGACATTATTCTGCCTTTGTTTTGGCTCCACTCCTCATAGCATTTCTATATTCCAAAAGAGGGAAACAGATGGTGGCATTAGTTTGGGCAGGAGGTCCATAATGCCTTGAGCCCAGGCATTATAGTACAGACCTCAAGGATTGCCTAGACTTCTGGTGCTTTGCAGTGTGTAGCTACTGCAGCATGGATCTCTACTCCCTGTGGTCTGCTGTTGGTTGTTTTCCAGAGGATTCTATCCGTCTCTTTGCAGCTGAACTGGTCCTTGTACTGTGTAAGTGAAAATgtggtaaaggaaatgaaaaggggaGAATTAAGTTGGTGGGGAGgagaaaatagaattaatatttaattttggaAGTCAGGGTAGAGAAGGGGTAGGGGCTACAAAGAAACTGTCAGACACACCCATGCTTACTGTTCTCCACAGGCTATCTCCATGACTTGGGTATCATCCATCGTGATGTAAAGGTAGAGTTAAGTCTTCTTCAGTTGAGCAAGAATCTCCAGAAATTTCAACAGGTTTGAGAAGGcagtaggaagcagagacagttgATTTGGGTTCCTATGGATGTGAAGGATTTGGGTGTGGGTCTTGCAAGTATAGGTTAGGTGCTGAGTAGACTACCTCCTCTAGCTAGCAGCTCTATATGAAAGAATGCCTGGTGTGGTCATACATGTCTTCCCCAGTActgttgggaggcaggaggactgccacagGTATATATAGCAAATTCCCAGctggcctgagctacatagtaaggccctatgtcaaaaataacaatgaaaaaccAAATCAGAGCCACAGGAAAGAGTAAGATAATGTCCTCTCACCCATGATTTCAGATGGAGAATATCCTGCTGGATGAACGAGGTATGGCTTTTCCTTCCTTAGCCCTAGGATGAGTGGTacctcttaaaaaacaaaaacaagcatagGTTGAACACATAGTTTTCATACTTTGTAGGCCATCTGAAAGTGACAGACTTTGGTCTGTCTCGCCGCCTATCCCAGGGAGCACGAGCCTATACTATCTGTGGCACTCTTCAATACATGGGTGAGAGAAAAGCTAAAGCTGGTGGGGAAGATGACTTAAGGATGTGAGTGACAAGTACCTTTCATGCCACAgccccagaggtcctgagtggtGGGCCTTACAACCACACTGCTGACTGGTGGTCCCTTGGAGTATTGCTTTTCTCTCTGGCAACTGGTAAGGTGAGAATGGTTAGTGGTGTTGAGTAGGGAAGAGAACTTTGCTTTGTGGTGGAAAAAGACCTTAGAAAGCCTTGCATTCCCACCCCTTACCTCTTTAACTCAGTTTCCAGTGGCTGCAGAGAGAGATCATGTGACTATGTTGGCAAGTGTGACCCACTGTGAATCTGAGATCCCAGCATCTGTTAATCAGGAGCTTTCACTCCTGCTCCATGAGGTAAGCATACACAGTCTTACTTTTTGACTCCCAAGCTATTCATCTTTTCATTGAAGTGGTatttcccacccaccccctcttTTGGGGATTGAGATATCTGACTACCCATTTCCCCTCTAACTGGTACTTCAGATTTCATTCCTGAGCTTCTGCCACCCTAAATCCTCATCCAAGTCAGACAAGTCCTTTTGGAAGAACGAAGGCCAGTGCTACCTTATCATCTAAAAATccaaagccattttctttttctttaccagCCCTCCCAATCTCCAGTCACCATGTTTCTCTTTTACAAATCTATGCGTCAGGATTTGCCTGCCTTCCACAGCTCCCTTGGCATCATCTCTGTTCAGTCTCTTTCTTATCCCAGTCtcatactttgttttctttcagctCTTATGCCAGAACCCTCTGTACCGTCTACGATATCTGCATCACTTCCAGGTCCACCCTTTCTTTCGAGGTGTGGCCTTTGACCCTGAGCTCCTACAGAAGCAGCAAGTGAACATCGTCATGGAGACACAAGATACCTGGCCCAGTCCATTGGAGTCCACGTCCTTCGAGGACTTTGACTGTGATCTGGAGTCCTTGGTCTACTCCATCTCTATTGATTCCTATTAATTTTCTACTGTAGATATAGGCACCCAGCCAGAAACCACTCAGTACCACCATTATAATGATTTAGTTTCTACTTTGTTGTTCCTTACTGTTCTATTGTAGGTACTGGGCCGGAGTTTAATCTTTGGCATTCTGCaactgatagtcaaaactgcccCTGATGCTTTCCTATCATACAACCCACCTCTCAATTGTGGGTCAAGGCAATGACCTTTGCTTCTCCAATACTTTTACTTGAGCTGCCAAACAAAGGCTTCCTAAACTTTACTTTATCCATGTTTTTCTACCAAACTTCCTTTCTTGGGCAATAATGACACTTGGTGGACTCCCAAGGAgctatttatatgttttataagtTAGTCAGATGTCAGGTGGTAGTGCCACATGTATTTAATCTCTgcactggggatgcagaggcaggtagatctctgtgagtttgaggccagcctattctacagagttccaggatactcagggatacacagagaaaccctgtctcagaaacaaaacaaaacaaaacaaggattaTTAAATTGATCGTTTCTCCCATACAACCCAAGATTTAgagttggttttatttgttttcacttCTGAACTGGACCAGCAGAGGACCAGGGGAtcagaaaatgaagaaggaaagtaTGGGATCATGTTTTGCCCAAGCTATATCTTATGTCACACCAAGCAGGCTTATTTTATTAAGTCCAGCATCTTATATACAGGAAAATGGGATAGAATCATCAGAAAACTGTCTTCAGTGGACTGAAGTCAGCAGGAAGCTAATCAAGCAATGTTGAATGAAGGGGAAACAAATGCATCACAGAGGAGCACAGAGCAGCCTTGGTACTAATAGCCTTTTAGGGGGAAAGAGTTAGTTTCTCATATAAAGCAGCAGCTCCCCCAGAGCCCTAGCCCTAGACCATTGGCTTTGCTAAGCATATTCCTCATTTTAGACAAGAAACTTCATTCCTCCACACATCAGGCCTCAAGGATCAGCCTGGCTCCCCCTCCCAACACCTTTAGTTTTAAGATCCAGGGATTTTGTGTTGTTACTGTTTTAATTTCGTGATCCTAGGGATCACACCTAGGGCCTTTATATGCTAGGTATGTGTCTATTTAGTCACATTCCCAGTGTTTGTTCACCCAGGTTCCTTCTGAGACATCTCTTTAAATTGCCAAAGCTGGGATATTAAACTTACCCAGGCAGACCTTGTAATCTTCCTGCTTTGATCTTCCAAATGGCTGAGACTATAGGCCTGTACTACACGGCCTATGGTAAGGTTGGGTTTTGATGGACAAATGAAAGGATTGAGAGTCATGACATTAAATTTAgcgtttaaataaaaaaatctaaaaaaaaaatgttttaataaataaaaaatctaaaaaaaaaaatgttttaaatttagcATTTAAAGTTACAGATGTAAGCCAAGAACATTTTCCTGTTGTAAGGAAAACCATCTTAcctttgtttccagacagggtttctctgtgtagccctggctgtcctggaactcactctgtagaccaggctggcttcgaactcagaaattcacctgcctctgcctcccaagcgctgggattaaaggcatgcaccaccgctgcccGACTTGGTTCTTTTCTTTAACCTTGCACTGCCCAGGGTCTGTGAGTTGTAAGACACCACTACTGAACAGACCAGCCCTAAACATTGGTTATTAACTGAGGGAAACAGGTTTCAGATTTctaatttcttaaattaattaaaagatttgtttgtacttatgtgtatgagtgatcTGCCTACAGATATGTTAAGTGTACCGTGGTGGtacctctggaggccagaagaaagtgctAGGTCTCTTGGTACtatagttatagatggttataagccatgTTTCTCTTGCAAATGGaaccctctgtaagagcaataagtgctcttaaccattgaaccatctctgtagaCACTTATTCTGCTGCAAAGGATTTTGAACTTCACaccctccaagtgctgagattacaggcctacaccaccaagcccagcttatATGATGCTGATCAAActtagggcttcatgcatgctaggcaagcatcctaccaactGAGTAACATCATCCCTTTTGATGTTCTTTCAAAAGCAGAGGTAAtcggcatgatggtacacacctgagtcccagcacctgggCAGAGCAGCAGTGGTAGAAGAATCttggttcaaggctagcctaggctacatgggcACACCTATATTTCAGAAAATCTAAGCAAAGGCCAACCAAGACATCTTAATATGAGTAAAGGCTCTTTCATCAGCCAGAcctgatgatttgagtttgatccccaaaacctgTATAGACTGATGACATGACCACTcccaagtttttttgtttgggtcTATGttgccctgggtgtcctggaacttgctgtatagaccaggcagTCATGGAACTCGGAGATccacttgactctgcctcccaagtgccggggtCAAAGGTATGTTTTGCCACTACCAGGCAAAGGGAAGGCTTTTATTGTATGTAGGGGGGAGCAGGGGCATGAGCAAGCGCACAACCAGAAGCATCTGAGAGtctagagcagagagagaaagtagtaAAATGAACACAGCCATCAGATTGGATCTGGccatgagagaagcaggagcagaaaagggagagggagaaggggaagaggaaagactgGGTGagaataaagacagagaaagtgtGAGCATAGCTGAAAAAGCAgagttataaagagaaaaggtagCCGGGAGAGAGAAGCCCATAAGCTGGAAAAGTttaggggagggaggaagtggcAAGAGCTGAGAAGAGTTTGCATGCCCACATGGAATCTGAACTGTCTCATGGGTACATGTGAAACTGAAGGAGCCTGGATGCCAGCATTCACTTTGGTATATTAACAGGGACCACAGATACCATTTGTTCCTTCTGCCAATGATAAGGAAAATGGCTCCTTTTGATAGAGGGGAACTGGCTTTTGTCTCTGAGAACTTGGCAAAATGAAGTTTCCTTTGGACCTTACAGAATCTACATGGTTGTTCTCTTaccttcacacatgcatatgtgtacatgtacatatacacacaaagtgaACGGAAAACAAGCTATTAGTGACATAATACACATGGGGTATGTATATATGGGGTGGGGCTGAGGATATATAGTTCActtggtagagtacttacctagcacTCATGAAATCCTGGGTTTGGTCCAAGTGAGGGGTCAAAatcctataatcccaacatttgggaagtagaggtagaGGAGTCAGAAACTctgggtcatccttagctacataggtTGAAAATAGCTTCAATTTGAACTCATTGTGAAACCCTATCActcacaaagtaaaaacaaaataaggacaAAGGTACTACCTTTTAGATTTTATGGCATTGTGAACCTCATCCAGTGTTAAATTAATTCATCTGGTCACAGTTGCACAATGAATTAAAATCCTGAGGAAATGATGAGCATGTCACCAGGTCTCTTTTGTAGGTCATATTAAATAGCTTAGAGACTATCATGTAAGTGTGTCTGAATTGTCTCTTAGAAAATGagaacctgggctggagagatggctcagctgttaagagcactgactgcttttctgaaggtcctgagttcaaattccagcaaccatgtggtggctcacacccattcataatgagatctgacgccctcttctggttcatctgaagacagctacagtgtacttatgtataataataaataaatctttaggttGGACtgagcagggccaactggagcaagcagaggtcctgaattcaaattcccaatAACCATatgagggctcacaaccatcagtccagctacagtgtacccatatacataaaataaataaatctttttttaaaaaaaagggggccagacagcggtggtgcacgcctttaatcccagcacttgggaggcagaggcaggcagatttctgaattgaaggccagcctggtctacagagtgagttccaggacagccaaggcgacacagagaaaccctgtcccgaaaaaaaacaaaacaaaaaaaaggaaagaaaaaagaaaacaagaagcagaTGTGATGTGTTActcctgtgattccagcacttgggagatataGGGGGCAGAAGGATATGTGGgggttttgaggccagcctgtgccctAGTGTGTTCCAATGCAAAACTCTCTCAAGAAACCTAAAAAGAAGTATGGTTTAGTgacacttttttatttatttatttatttatttttatttcagccgggcagtggtggtacatgcctttaatcccaacacttgggaggcagaggcaggtggatttctgagttcaaggccagcctggtttacagagtgagttccaggacagcgaaggctacacagagaaactctgtctcataaaaccaaaacaaaacaaaacaaaaaacaaaaaatttatttatttcatgtatgtgggtacactgtcacttttttcagacacaccagaagagggcatcggatgcccattatagacagttgttagccaccatgtagttgctgggaattgaactcaaggcctctggaagaatagtcaatgctcttaactgctgagcaatctctccagtgcaatggtacacacctttagccccaccactcaggaggcagagatagatagatctctgagttccaggctagcctgttctatatatcggttccaggacagtcaggacaatAGAGAGGGATCcagtttcaaaaaccaaaatagatatcatagatagataaataaataggcagagagagagactgagagagagagagatacagaaagagagacagagaaagtgacCTTAAAGACCAGGTAtgctcgaaaaaccaaaaacNNNNNNNNNNGACCAGgtatgctacatagtgagtttgaggccaacttctTTACATGAgcccctgtttcaaacaaacaacaaaggaaattcaatgctattttaaaaatgtcttgaccacattaaaaaatgtatttctattgCTCAGGTTAACTGTGCTTGCTACTCCTCCAAAAGATGTGAGtttagtttggttcccagcacccacatcaggcagttcacaaccttGGAACTCCAACTCTAGAgtatccagcaccctcttctgtcctctaagagtaccaggcatgcatgtggtacagagacatacatgtaggcaaaagacTCCTACACATAATTCATTGTAAAACTagatttaaggggctggagagatggctcagtggttaagagcttttccagaggtcttgagttcaattcctagcaactacatggtggctcacaaccatatgtaatgggatcagatgccctcttctggtgtctgaagactactcacataaaataaatctttaagaataaacaaacaactaaatGCATGCAATGTGATGGCAAAGTTTCTGTCTTTaacccaggcttttttttttaatgcatatgagtgtttggcctgcatgcctgcatgtatgtctgtgcacctccTGTATGCCTGGTGTCTAGGTAGGCCAGAAGACATCAGTGggtccctggaaatggagttatagttgtgagctgctatgtaggtgttaggaattgaacctaggtcccctggaagaacaacgagtgctctttaccactgagcctcttctccagccccaaacctaGAACTCTTAAAAACTGAGAACTTTTTCAAAATGGGGTAAGGAACATAAGATGACAAATCAACTAGATTTCTATCAGTCGGCTGGGAAGGCTTTATAATACTTTGGGACAAATGCAAGAGTagggaggcatggtggcacatgcctttaggcAGGACTCAGAAAGCAGGAAGCTGGGGGAATCTGAGGCCagatagcaagttccaagccaccCAGAGTTGAATGatggaccctatctcaaaataaataaaattccttttaaaatatttttaagggctgggtggtggtgacgcatgcctttaatcccagcacttgggaggcaaagtttgaggccaacctggtctacagagtgagttccaggacagccagggctatacagagaaaccctgtctcgaaaaaaaaaattttttttttaaaagttcaagtcgggctggagagatggctcagcagttaagagcactgacggctcttctgaaggtcctgagttcaattcccagcaaggacatggtggctcacaaccatctgtaatgggatccaatgtcctcttctggtgtgtctgaagacagctgcagtatacttacatttaataaataaataaattttaaaaaaccttaaaaaaaaagttcaagtcaTCATTCctggttacatagtaagttcaaggctaacctcagacaatttcttttaaaaaaaaaatgccagtagTTGATTTCTGTAGCagatgcctttagttccagcatttgggaggtagaggcagctggatctctgattttgaggctaccctgatctacagagggagttccaggacagccagggctacaaagaaaagccctatctggaaaaactaaaccaaccaaccaaccaatcaaataaataaatgaggagaAAACATGACAGAACATAGAAGAACCATGAAATATCTaagtggaaaaagaaggaaaaagctgtctgggtgtggtggtacatacctttaatggggcagaggcaggtaggtgtCTGTGagaacaaggccagcctggtctacaaagtaagttccaagacagccagggagggctacagagaaaccctgtttgaacAAAGAACAGAGGGactggctcagtgtttaagagcactgactactcttccagaggtcctgggttcaattcccaagaaccacacggtggctcacaaccatctgtaatgggatctaaagcccttttgtggtgtgtctgaagacagtgacagtgtactcatatacataaaataaataaatcttaaaaaaaaaaaaaggaaaagctttgGTAACACAGGCCTATAACCCCCTGATGTCAGGACTACAAAATTCAGTTGGGGAAATTATGTCCTTAGCAAGACCCAGTCATAGTAAAAAGAAAGCACCAATCCTAgacatatatgtttatgcatcaaagtatctgaagaaaaaaaactatGCATGTATTAACAAAATTAgtctgtatgtacatacatgtgtttatacaAAAGTGTACATATAATTGGTCATTTCCTGAGGGTAGACTTGATCTACTTTTAGTTGcatttattgttttacttatGACAAATACGGTTTTGGCCAAggtgttaaaatattttccttcctaTCTACTCCTCTCTATTCATATTTGTTACTGGGAGCACACTATCTTTGTATGAACACAGCTGGGATCTTACATGCCAACTGCCACAAGGACTGAGCATCCTATACACATTTGTGTGATACAAACTCTTCCTAACACTTACCTGCCTGGACCTCTCTGACACTATCCACTATTTATTTGCTGGGTCTTTTTGCTGGaccatgtattagtcagggttttctagagtcacaggacttatggaatgtctctattttgtatttttgagacagggcttttctgtgtagccttggctgtcctggaactcactctgtagaccaggctggcctcgaattcagaaatccacctgcctctgcctcccaagtgctggtattaaaggcgtgcgctaccaccgcctggccagtgTGTCTCTTTTATgtgttcaaggcctgcctgatctGAGTTCCAGAGCAGTACCAAgtgcacagagagaccctgtcacaaaaaagaaataaaatgcaaattactATAATTTGCATGtctatatatattcatgtgcGTGTCTGCATGCTTGTTCACATGTGTAGGGGTTTGTGGAGCCAGAGAtcaacatatttttttcagtCACTCTAGACCTTATTTTTCAAGACATTTCCTGTtactgaacccagaactcactgaTTCATTAGACTAGCTGAGCAGCAAACCCCAGGGAATCCTCTCATTTCTACCTCAACTCCCAtgttgttgggattacaggcaaaaACTGCTGTACCCAGCTTTTCTTTGACAGGGTCTATGCAGCCTTAGCTATCTTGGTACACACTGTatcttggccttgaactcacagagatccacctgcttctgcctcttcagtgctgagattaaagctatGTGCCATCATGCTAGGCTTTGCACCTAGCTTTTTATTTGGGTACTGGATATCCAAACTCGGGTCCTTAAGCTTTCATGACAAGCtttttactgagccatctccctattcTTCTCCTTAAGTAGTTTTAAAATTGTCACCCATGTTCAAAGGGTTTAAAAcaagaaattttaatatattttatttaacctaGCATATCTAAAAGTATCTCACTatgtaattaatattaaaaatagttttttccaTACAAGGTCTGAAATGCAGTATGCATTTATATCTGTATTATATTCCCATTTGAAGAATTCAAAGCTACATGCAGAAAGCAGAAAGTTACTGAACAGTACAGTTCCTGATGAATGCACATACCCTGACATAACCTACAGTTTCTAACATTAAAGCtcttctttggttttcttctttttcttcatacaTTAACACTTctaaattggtctgtaatttcagcattcaagaggctgagggcAAGGAAGTGGTGATGTGGGGCATGCCTCTAAAACCTGTacttggccaaaaaaaaaaaagcccaggcagtgcctttaattccaggacttgggaagcagagacagcccgatttctgagttcgaggccagcctggtctacagagtgagttccaggacagccagggctacacagagaaaccctgtctcaggggctgagagatggctcagcggttaagagtactgactgctcttccgaaggtcctgagttcaaatcccagaaaccacacggatctgatgccctcttctggggtgtctgaagacagctacagtgtacttacatataataaataaataaatctttgggctagaatgagcggggccagagtggggggggggcagagagagaagaaaaagtgtctgaagacagctgcagtgtacttacatataataaataaatcttaaacaacaacaacaacaaaaacccctgcaCTTGTttgagaacagccagggctacccagagaaaccttgtgtgtgtgtgtgtgtgtgtgagagagagagagagagagagagagagagagttaataaTATAGCAAGCACTTAAAATAGATCATCATAAATGTACAGTCAATACATGCCAACTATTATGCTAGTAATCCTGTTCCAGTAGGCTCCGAGGTTAGACACAAGAAAGGCCCTGAAATTCTGAGGAGGCGGTTACCTAAGGCCGCAGTTGGGCACTTAGGAACTCCCTCGGGCCGTTAGGAAACTGGCACCTCTGCCTGGGCAGCCCAACCCTGAGTGAAGTGCTGCTCACTCGGTAGCCGGGGGAACGCAGCCATTGAAACAGGACTCCTCGACTCTTCGGCTGCCCACAGAGCCCACGACAGAAGCACACCAGGCTGCCCGACGTTCAAGTGGAGGCGTTAGGCTGAGCGACCGCGGCCCGAGGGGACCGGACGTGACGCACGCAGGTCCCGCCCACCATACGTACCGCAGCCCCGCAGCCAATCCGGAAGCGCGTATTGGGTTCAAATAGAGGCGGCGGGTGAATGTGGCGATTTCGACTTGGTCAGATAAGTGATCGACTTGAAGATGTGGAGAGTGAAAACACTGCATCTCGGCTTGTCGCCTTCGCCCCAAACGGTGAGGAGAGGATTCCCGCGGACAGGGCGCTACCTGGGCGGGGCAGGGCCCAACGAAGTGGGGCAGCGGGAGGCATTGTTGGCCCCGGTCTAGCGGTTGTGGGACAACACTCCCGGAGGCTGAGCCCAACTGTTCTCACACTCGCTTTCTCTCTCAGGGGAAAACAGCTATGAGAACTCCTCTCCGAGAGCTTAAACTACAGCCCGAGGCCCTCGCCAATTCCGGGAAAGGTCCCTCTGTGCTCTCCTCTCTGACCCCAGACCTGCGCAGGCTGGAACTGAAGGTGAGATTTTAGCTTCACAACTGGGCTGTTTGCCCAGGCTCAGATGCTCAGAGGAACAGAGGGCCAAGGCTGGAACATAATTAATAACGATAATGAAGTCTTCTACTTTCGTGACATCCATTTACAGCTATTCAGGCCAACAGAGAGGTGCCCTGGGGTGGTTAAAACGAATCCACTGAGAA
This window contains:
- the Rskr gene encoding ribosomal protein S6 kinase-related protein — translated: MGAVSCRQGQHTRVSAPQKGGNIQGHWARGWKSLWYGMGTIRSGLEELWELQRHQCLHQELLEPTPLQLEKQMSEWPLPQFVSLFLPEFPMRPVTEQQKLKILGLVAKGSFGTVLKVLDCAQKAVFAVKVVPKVKVLQRDTLRQCKEEVSIQRQISHPFVHSLGDSWQGKRHLFIMCSYCSMDLYSLWSAVGCFPEDSIRLFAAELVLVLCYLHDLGIIHRDVKMENILLDERGHLKVTDFGLSRRLSQGARAYTICGTLQYMAPEVLSGGPYNHTADWWSLGVLLFSLATGKFPVAAERDHVTMLASVTHCESEIPASVNQELSLLLHELLCQNPLYRLRYLHHFQVHPFFRGVAFDPELLQKQQVNIVMETQDTWPSPLESTSFEDFDCDLESLVYSISIDSY